Proteins encoded within one genomic window of Streptomyces rubradiris:
- a CDS encoding ATP-binding protein: MAGVIPSAPLGTDAAAGRAGLGAEGGIPARAGSGLVEGAALHGGAAGRRFRFELAAHPGSVAQARRLTQTRLSGWAVCADTCDSAALVISELVTNAIVHTASSRVVCELHDHDDMVRIAVRDEGCAPGEPHPSPQRPDEEHGRGLLLVDALCRAWGAQEHGPGLLVWAELPRGTDTAEDAPEPRADLGWGARPKPGRPEDSGEDQQAAAERPLREPGQYDGAALHAGPHRHPAAAGHPCRTPEQRPHREGP, encoded by the coding sequence GTGGCAGGCGTGATTCCGTCCGCGCCTTTAGGAACAGACGCCGCCGCCGGCCGTGCCGGCCTCGGTGCCGAGGGGGGCATCCCCGCGCGAGCCGGTTCGGGCCTGGTGGAGGGGGCAGCCCTCCACGGAGGCGCCGCCGGACGCAGGTTCCGCTTCGAGCTGGCCGCACATCCGGGTTCCGTCGCCCAGGCAAGACGCCTGACCCAGACCCGGCTGTCCGGCTGGGCGGTCTGCGCGGACACCTGTGACAGCGCGGCCCTGGTCATATCCGAGCTGGTCACCAACGCCATCGTGCACACCGCGAGCAGCCGGGTCGTGTGCGAGCTGCACGACCACGACGACATGGTGCGCATAGCCGTCCGAGACGAGGGCTGTGCTCCTGGCGAGCCCCACCCGTCCCCGCAGCGACCCGACGAGGAGCACGGGAGGGGGTTGCTTCTCGTCGACGCGCTGTGCCGGGCCTGGGGCGCCCAGGAGCACGGCCCCGGCCTGCTGGTCTGGGCCGAACTGCCCCGCGGCACCGACACCGCCGAGGACGCGCCCGAGCCGCGCGCCGACCTCGGCTGGGGCGCCCGCCCCAAGCCGGGCCGCCCGGAGGACTCCGGGGAGGACCAGCAGGCCGCGGCGGAGCGTCCCCTGCGGGAGCCGGGGCAGTACGACGGCGCCGCCCTCCACGCCGGGCCGCACCGGCACCCGGCGGCGGCGGGACACCCGTGCCGCACGCCCGAGCAGCGTCCTCACCGGGAGGGCCCGTGA
- a CDS encoding helix-turn-helix domain-containing protein, whose translation MSEPRSAPTVGQVVLGRRLQDLRERAGLKREEAARVLHVAPATVRRMETAEVALKIPYLQLLLKAYGVPDDEADVFVQLAEEANRPGWWQRFHDILPGWFSMYVSLEGAASLIRSYEPHFVPGLLQTEDYARGVLKSGAVGQTSPDDIERHVDLRMRRQALLTRPDAPRFWAVMDETALRRPVGGPEVMRAQIDKLLEATELAHVTLQVAPFANGPHPGTYGPFVLFRFAVSELPDMVYSEYLTGAVYLDARAEVATHLEVMDRMAAQAATAQRTKEILRDLRKEL comes from the coding sequence GTGAGCGAACCGCGGTCCGCGCCGACGGTGGGCCAGGTGGTCCTCGGCCGGCGCTTGCAGGACCTGCGGGAACGCGCCGGGCTGAAGCGCGAGGAGGCCGCCCGCGTTCTCCATGTCGCACCCGCCACCGTCCGCCGCATGGAGACGGCGGAGGTCGCCCTCAAGATCCCGTACCTGCAGCTGCTGCTGAAGGCCTACGGCGTCCCCGACGACGAGGCCGATGTCTTCGTCCAGCTGGCCGAGGAGGCGAACCGCCCCGGCTGGTGGCAGCGGTTCCACGACATCCTGCCGGGCTGGTTCTCGATGTACGTCAGCCTGGAGGGCGCGGCCAGCCTCATCCGGTCCTACGAGCCGCACTTCGTCCCCGGCCTGCTCCAGACCGAGGACTACGCGCGCGGCGTGCTGAAGTCCGGTGCCGTCGGACAGACCAGCCCGGACGACATCGAGCGCCACGTCGACCTGCGCATGCGGCGCCAGGCCCTGCTCACCCGCCCCGACGCCCCCCGCTTCTGGGCGGTGATGGACGAGACCGCGCTGCGCCGTCCGGTCGGTGGCCCGGAGGTCATGCGCGCACAGATCGACAAGTTGCTTGAGGCCACGGAGTTGGCCCATGTGACGCTCCAGGTCGCCCCGTTCGCCAACGGGCCGCACCCGGGGACGTACGGGCCCTTCGTGCTGTTCCGATTCGCCGTGTCCGAACTGCCGGACATGGTCTACAGCGAGTACCTGACCGGCGCCGTCTATCTGGACGCGCGCGCCGAGGTGGCGACCCATCTCGAGGTCATGGACCGCATGGCGGCGCAGGCCGCTACGGCACAACGCACGAAGGAGATCCTCCGGGATCTCCGCAAGGAGCTGTGA
- a CDS encoding carboxymuconolactone decarboxylase family protein, which yields MTTDTHTVSTSGRTSDGTFDSTFDPTTGIAAAEAARTRLDFAKAAPEVYRAIIRFDTAARAGLDPALVELIQIRASHLNHCAYCLHMHTNDARKAGESEDRLHLVAVWREARHFFTSKEQAALALTEAVTLIADGGVPDPVYAEAAAHFEERELAQVLSLILTINTWNRVALATGKVAGTDERTG from the coding sequence ATGACCACGGACACGCACACCGTCAGCACCTCCGGCCGCACTTCTGACGGCACCTTTGACAGCACCTTCGACCCCACCACCGGGATCGCCGCCGCCGAGGCCGCCCGCACCCGCCTGGACTTCGCCAAGGCCGCGCCGGAGGTCTACCGCGCGATCATCCGCTTCGACACCGCCGCCCGAGCGGGCCTGGACCCGGCCCTGGTCGAACTGATCCAGATCCGCGCCTCCCATCTCAACCACTGCGCCTACTGCCTGCACATGCACACCAACGACGCCCGCAAGGCCGGGGAGAGCGAGGACCGGCTCCACCTGGTCGCCGTCTGGCGGGAGGCCCGGCACTTCTTCACCTCCAAGGAACAGGCCGCGCTGGCCCTGACCGAGGCGGTCACCCTGATCGCCGACGGCGGTGTCCCCGACCCCGTCTACGCCGAGGCCGCCGCCCACTTCGAGGAACGGGAACTGGCCCAGGTCCTGTCCCTGATCCTCACCATCAACACCTGGAACCGGGTGGCCCTGGCCACGGGGAAGGTGGCGGGCACGGACGAACGCACCGGCTGA
- a CDS encoding PLP-dependent aminotransferase family protein yields the protein MTESWVNYAERIGVDLHLELSGPGGRRAALTRALREAVRGGRLAPGTRLPPYRSLAADLGVARNTVADAYAELVAEGWLTARQGSGTRVAERARPLRQAVGAPARAPARARGPRHDLRQGRPDASAFPRAAWAASYRRALQAAPSEAFGPGDPAGRRELRETLAEYLARARGVRTEPDRIVICSGFAHALRLLFGRDTPGGTGGWGGPAGGGVLRGPLGVEGYGLGFHRDLLAAAGVRTVPLPLDEHGARVAALGRERAVLLTPAHQFPTGGPLRPERRAAVIDWARARGSVVLEDDYDGEFRYDRRPVGALQGLDPERVIHIGSVSKSLSPALRLGWMVLPERYVEPVLAAKGEREGWASVPDQLALADFMAGGSYDRHVRRMRQRYRGRRDRLVAALAERAPHIEVTGVAAGLHAVLRLPPGTEQTVVEAAARRGIALDGLAAFRHPDGPASAGDGLVVGYAAPADHAYGAALEALCEVLAAA from the coding sequence ATGACGGAATCGTGGGTCAATTACGCGGAGCGGATCGGCGTCGACCTGCATCTGGAGCTGTCCGGACCGGGGGGCCGGCGGGCCGCGCTGACCCGGGCGCTGCGGGAGGCCGTGCGCGGAGGCCGGCTGGCTCCGGGCACCCGGCTGCCGCCGTACCGGTCACTCGCCGCGGACCTGGGCGTGGCCCGCAACACGGTGGCCGACGCCTACGCGGAACTGGTCGCGGAGGGCTGGCTGACCGCCCGGCAGGGTTCGGGGACCCGGGTCGCCGAGCGGGCGCGCCCGCTGCGCCAGGCCGTGGGTGCGCCGGCCCGGGCGCCGGCACGCGCGCGTGGCCCACGGCACGATCTGCGGCAGGGCAGGCCGGACGCCTCGGCCTTTCCCCGCGCGGCGTGGGCGGCCTCGTACCGCCGGGCGCTCCAGGCGGCACCCAGCGAGGCGTTCGGGCCGGGCGATCCGGCCGGGCGCCGGGAGCTGCGGGAGACGCTGGCGGAATACCTGGCACGCGCGCGTGGGGTGCGCACCGAGCCGGACCGGATCGTGATCTGCTCGGGCTTCGCGCACGCGCTGCGGCTGCTCTTCGGCCGGGACACGCCCGGCGGGACAGGCGGTTGGGGCGGGCCGGCCGGAGGCGGGGTGCTGCGGGGGCCGCTGGGTGTGGAGGGGTACGGTCTCGGTTTCCACCGGGACCTGCTCGCGGCGGCCGGCGTGCGCACGGTGCCGCTGCCGCTGGACGAGCACGGCGCGCGAGTGGCGGCGCTCGGGCGCGAGCGGGCCGTGCTGCTGACGCCCGCGCACCAGTTCCCGACCGGCGGACCGCTGCGTCCGGAGCGCCGGGCGGCGGTGATCGACTGGGCACGCGCGCGGGGGTCGGTGGTGCTGGAGGACGACTACGACGGCGAGTTCCGCTACGACCGCCGGCCCGTCGGCGCGCTTCAGGGACTCGACCCGGAGCGGGTGATCCACATCGGGTCGGTCAGCAAGAGCCTGTCACCGGCGTTGCGGCTGGGCTGGATGGTCCTGCCGGAGCGGTATGTGGAGCCGGTGCTGGCGGCGAAGGGCGAGCGGGAGGGGTGGGCGAGCGTGCCGGACCAGTTGGCGCTCGCGGACTTCATGGCCGGTGGGTCGTACGACCGGCATGTGCGGCGGATGCGGCAGCGCTACCGGGGCCGGCGTGACCGGCTGGTCGCCGCGCTGGCCGAGCGGGCGCCGCACATCGAGGTGACGGGTGTCGCGGCGGGGCTGCACGCGGTGCTGCGGCTGCCGCCCGGCACGGAACAGACGGTGGTGGAGGCCGCCGCGCGGCGGGGCATCGCCCTCGACGGTCTTGCCGCGTTCCGGCACCCGGACGGCCCTGCATCGGCCGGCGACGGCCTGGTGGTGGGGTACGCGGCCCCGGCCGACCACGCCTACGGGGCGGCGCTGGAGGCGCTGTGCGAGGTGCTTGCGGCGGCGTGA
- a CDS encoding DUF899 domain-containing protein, translating to MSFPEIVSRERWRAAREELRRKEEAARRAREALDAERRRLPMVEVDPEYVFEGGDGKATLLDLFEGRAQLVVHHFMFAPEWETGCPCCAAFLDQVGHLAHLRARNTSFAAVSRAPFTRILPFKARMGWAVPWYSSAHSDFNRDFEATVETDGELVERAGVSCFLRDHDRVFHTYSLYDDGLDVLGTTAALLDLTALGRNPAGSDRLRLHDEYDY from the coding sequence ATGTCGTTTCCGGAGATCGTCTCGCGTGAGCGGTGGCGCGCAGCGCGCGAGGAGTTGCGGCGCAAGGAGGAGGCGGCCAGGAGGGCGCGCGAGGCCCTGGACGCCGAGCGCCGGAGGCTGCCCATGGTCGAGGTCGACCCGGAGTACGTCTTCGAGGGCGGCGACGGCAAGGCCACCCTCCTGGACCTCTTCGAGGGCCGGGCCCAGCTCGTCGTCCACCACTTCATGTTCGCGCCCGAGTGGGAGACCGGCTGCCCGTGCTGCGCGGCCTTCCTGGACCAGGTCGGCCACCTCGCCCATCTGCGCGCCCGCAACACCTCCTTCGCGGCCGTCTCCCGGGCGCCGTTCACCCGGATCCTGCCGTTCAAGGCGCGGATGGGCTGGGCGGTGCCCTGGTACTCCTCGGCGCACAGCGACTTCAACCGCGACTTCGAGGCCACCGTCGAGACGGACGGCGAACTGGTCGAACGCGCGGGCGTCAGCTGCTTCCTGCGCGACCACGACCGGGTCTTCCACACCTACTCGCTGTACGACGACGGGCTGGACGTGCTGGGCACCACCGCGGCCCTGCTCGACCTGACCGCGCTCGGCCGCAACCCCGCCGGCAGCGACCGGCTGCGGCTGCACGACGAGTACGACTACTGA
- a CDS encoding DUF397 domain-containing protein: protein MDRIMPRGRVYNGMPARELGSEGWHKPWSGGNGGNCLEAMKLADGRIAVRQSTDPDGPALIYTMDEMTAFIEGAKAGVADFLLS from the coding sequence ATGGATCGCATCATGCCGCGCGGACGCGTCTACAACGGCATGCCCGCGCGGGAGTTGGGCAGCGAGGGGTGGCACAAGCCCTGGAGCGGCGGCAACGGCGGGAACTGCCTGGAGGCGATGAAGCTCGCCGACGGGCGGATCGCCGTACGCCAGTCGACCGATCCGGACGGACCGGCGCTGATCTACACCATGGACGAGATGACCGCGTTCATAGAAGGCGCCAAAGCGGGGGTGGCCGACTTCCTGCTGTCCTGA